TAATTACATTTTTGCATACAACTGAAGACTCGTGCTCTCTTACTAGAGTTCCCTGTGGCggtcaataaatgcaaaataatcaTTTCAGTCTTTAGTTCCACTTCCTTACtgaaaaatggccacaagagcaGCGGCCAATAGCAGTATCGATAACCGTcgcaagtaccaataccttgaaatatggCCTGATAGCGGCCCGATGTAGAAACCTTTtaatcggtactcgcccatccctagttttggTGGATAGACAACGTAACCCGATagattgttatttttcctcatgagCAACCTTTTTTTCagctattgtttaaaaaaaaaaatttacctgGTGCAACTTGAGGCTGCTGGGCAGCGTGAAGCTGCGGCGGCAGACGTCGCAGGAGAAGGGCTTGACTGTGCTGTGCAACTTGGTGTGTATCTTCAGGTACCTGGCCGACTTGAACCTCTTGCCGCAATAGGTGCAACCATGCGCCCGGTTGGCCTTGAGGTGGTACTGCTGATGAAAAGACAACTCCATGACGGATGGCAGCGAGTGGCCGCACAAGATGCAGACGCACGGCATAGTGTCGGCGTGCGTTTGCAGGTGGCTGCGCATTTGGTCGCCGCagcccgccgccgcgctgcACGCCACGCACGGCAGGGAGGCAGCGTCCTGGTGAGACAACAGGGCCCCCTTCTGGACGAAGGTCTTCCCGCAGGCGTCGCATATGAATGGCCGCTCCCCCGTGTGGATCCGCTGGTGGCCCTTGAGCGTTTCGGCCTGGGTGAATCTTTTCCCGCACACCTCGCAGCAGAAAGGCCTCTCATCTGTGTGGATGCGCAGGTGACGCTGCAGGTTGCACTGGTGACTGAAGGCCTTGTCGCAGTAGGTGCAGCGGTGCTCGGCTGCGCCCGCGCGGGAGGCGTGCAAGCGCTTGTGCATCTTCAGGCCGTTTTCCCGGTAGAAGCTCTTGCTGCATTGCGTGCACTTGAAGGGTCGCTCGTCATTGTGCCTTCGTTGGTGGTTCAGCAGGATCTGCTTGAGCGTAAAGCCCTTGCCGCATACGTCGCACGTGTGAGCATGCTTGCCTGGGGAGAGACAACAGGAAGTAGTCTTAAGAGTTATTAAAACTAGGGCTATGatccccaaacttttttttttttggggggggggggattgcccTTAAACACtactttgaaaatttgaaaataatttttaggACACTCAGAGGTCACTTTGATCAAAGTTAAGACGCTCTAGGTCTTTTTTAAGACCACTTAAaacgggaagtcaacccccccaaaaaaatcttgacagtaatatgttctatgcagccccactagtctaaatactgtattctggttaatactgcatttgtggaataagagttaagcagcaaaatccagcagtttttaatcaatatcagaaggtggccattttgccactagctgTTAAGTGAAAATTATGTCACAATTGCTCAAGTCTCGGgtatcaaccaatcacagctcatctacagaaaacaggtgagctgtgattggtaattacctgagcaactgtgatgtcatcttcagtcaacagcaagtgacaaaatggccgccccacccCAGGCTCTGGGTGACGGAGTGGTACTGTCACTTGCCCGTGACTGCGTCTGTGtgagtactttaaaaaaaacaacaacaacaacaacaacaacaaaaaccctaagatgataaaaatggctggattttccacaaatataataatcagaatatcatgtttagaatagtgaggtcacaatatatatattattgtcaagaaatgtttaagattgACTTCCCCTAACCTAATATTAAATATTCTAGGACCTTTTGATCAATTTTAAAACCTGTGAACTTTTCAAGACCACTTTGAACACGTTTAGGCATTTTTGCATAAATACAAGGAAAATCATGATTGAGCATTTCTACCACTTTAAGACCACTATTGTAAAATTAAAGATTTTTAGGACCATTTAAAGTAAATTTTAATCACATTTATGACTTAAAAGGCCCATATTGGACTATTTTGATTAAACTCAAgaccaggggtggccaagttcggtcctcgagagccactatccagcctgttttccatgtctccatccttcagcgcagctgaatctaatgatcagctcatcggtAAGCTtttcagaagcctgataatgatgctgatcatgaatcaggtgtgttagtggagagaaacatggaaaacaggctggataggggctctcgagggccaaacttggccacccctgctcAAGACTTTTAAGACAATCAAAtgtaagatttatttattttttttaatgactacttgCATCAAATTTAAGATTTTCTAAGTACTTTTTCAGTCACAGCTTGGTCAAATTTAAAAAGACAGATATAACATAATACTGACCCCTGAGCTGACCCGTGTGCTTCCGCATGTGCGTGTTGAGGCTGCGTTTGACAGGGAAGCTGCAACCGCACAGCGAGCAAACAAATCTCTTGTTCGGCGGGTGCACTCCAAGCTGCTTCTCAGCTGTAATTGCAGTTTTGGTTTGGTCCTTGTGGCCGACGTCACAGGCATATTCTTCTGGCTTCACCCCAgagaaaaaaaggtcacaacaaTGCAAGGATGTTTACATCATATTTGCATATTTGGTTCGCTGTACCTATGGGGAGCAGAAAAGTGACTACCTGCTGACCtgacacaataacaaaaacttGTTGGGGGTTGTGTTGCCAAATATAATACAGAAGGTTATAGtttagtcccccccccccccccccccccctaaaaaaagtaTGTGTCATGACTTATTCTGTTATTTGAATGGTAACAGGCAGCTACACAGGCTAATTATGTGCCTTCTGCCATTTAGTGGTTAATGATTTGATTGTCACTATAAGACACTGATTTACTGGCATAGATATGTGAACAAAATACTTTACACTGTCGTAAATCATTTTCCATCTGTGGTTGAGAATCACTTCCCTAGCATTCAGATATGAGACTTCAACAGATACTCGTATTTTAATCAGAAGCtagagtaaaataaatgaaatgcttGAGCTAATACGAGTGCCAACCTGATTTTCTACAACACTGTGGTCGTCTGGGTCTGGGTCTGCGTTATTTTCCTGTTGGCCGGATTCACATAATGTTTGGTCAACAAAGATGTCCTGTATCGATGCAGCAAGCACATTGTCCTGACAgaaaaacaacataataatagcTGGGTTTACATGTGGCCTATTAGAATGAAACCCAATCAGCAAATGGAATGCAAATGCTCCAAATAAACACCCTAATCAGAATAAAAAGGCTAAATTCAAATGGCATTTAAAGGTGTGGAATATTCCTTTTGTCAATCCGCACAGATGACATATCTTTTTAAAACCACTGTTAAAATATAACACTTCACAGGACATTTTAAAACAGTCATTTTGAtccaatttaatcaaacaagtgACATTTTAGTTGTTTCAGTGTCAGGTCATCTGGAGTACCTCGAATGTTAGTTCAACGACGGATGACTGTTCAACCTCATCGGTCACAACTGCAAACATAAATCAATGTCAAAAACTTAGTAACAAGCTGGTTAGAGCTTTGGCAGACATTTTCATAGCACATTTTTACACTGTATTGCTATTGGAAGAAAGTCATGCATAGTGAACCCTTGATtatcgagggggggggggggggggggaccaggATACAGCAAGGGTTAACTGTACAATATGAGAAACAATATTGATATTGGTGAAGAACTACTGGACACCTGAGCTAAGCGTCTCTCCGTCCGAGGTGCCCACTCCTACGACCATGACCTGCTCATCATCCTGCTCTTCCACTACCATGGCGCAAGCACTTTGCAACACCACACTCAGAGACGTCTCCGCCTCGTCCAGCCTCGTCCTCAGGTTCTCCAGCTGCGCTTCCCCCTGCGCCACCTGtcatattcattcaaattattcaTATTCAAGATCAGTCTTGGCAAAATGGATTCTGATAAGAAATTAGAAGATCAATCGGAATGAAAATAATGCTGTCATGTGCgaagtctttttttaaatacagtttaaGCCACACAATCCCTTGACCACTTCAAGAAAATTGAGCACCCACTCACCCctacaaaaaaagaagcaaatttATGTTCttagttaatatttttattgtttaaaagcaAATACAAGTACAGACTTGGTTATTCGTATTTTTAATATCTGACCAGACTGGCATTACACTTTGAATCTCACAAAACTATGTTTGAgaaagcaaatgttttttttgtttttttctttggacctaaaaaaaagaaaacccaaacaaaacacttaaaaaaaacatacagtacatattcCACGATTACACCTTTATGAACGTGCGCCACTGCTTGTGAATCCCTGTTCGAATGGTGTGAATTTGAAATGTTGAAGTGACATACTTGCAAGCGCAGCTGAGCAGAACATTCATGGAAAAGTTGACAGATGTTGTTGACCGCCTCTTGAGCCAGCAATGTCATGAAGGTGTTGGCAAGATGAATCACCTGATGCGGGACAACAGATATATTAAATATAGAATCACACCGCCAGCCCATGTCAGCGCTACAACACATCACATTTAAAAGAGCACATCTAATAACTagcaacagaaaaagaaaagtcagtTAATAAGCAATTCCCTCAACGATGTTAACTATGTataaatttccatccatccattttatatgCAACATCATCAATAATGGGTTCACTGGTGTGCATAGGACTACCAACTGACTTCAGGTGACAAGTGGGGGAaatatagggaaaaaaaacaaaacaactttcaGTTTCACGCCTGAGGTTAATTCATCATTTTAAGTCTCCAGAGCAtgttggaatgtggaaggaagcCAGAATATTAATACCCCCTGGGAAAATGCACACAAGCACGGGGATTTGAACCGGCCACCCTCATATCTGTGAGGCAGATGCTAACCATTCGTCTGACTTTCCACCAATTCTCATTTTGAATGAACTTACCTGCTGAAGTGTAAATTACAGGCAAATTACGTTTCTGcacttaaaattattttattttcaacaaagACTGTTAAATAGAtgatacattttaaaacaataaattcagTCGACTGCAAACTATTCTCTTTGTTTacattattgatattttaaagatttttcttAAGATAGGATGTGGCTGGCGTGCTTGTCGACAACCATTAGATTGCCCCGCGGTTGTCCTAACACGGGACTAGCAAACAAAGCTGACTTTTTCCACAATTGGGGAGTGATACAAACTACTTTAACTTATTTTTGCTTCAATATTCGTTCTAACGCGTCCATTCGATGGTTAAACTCGGACGCTGCagcggctagcgagctagctcttCTATTTCTGTGACCAGGCAGGCCAGGTGAGAAGGTGCAGTcagaaatgaaataataaaatgtaccaTATCCTGATATGAAACTTGAGCGTAGTCGTCCTCGCTCCAAAACAATTCTTGGGTAATGTCGGGAGAAAAAGCAACTTTGCACATTTCGATGACAGCCTTGTTGGCCATTTCCTCCAGAATGGATGTAGTTCGCGCTTCAAAGTCCCCCATTTGAAACTGTCGCGAAGTGGACTTTAGATGGCGTTTAGGAATGACTACTTTCAACACTGGCACCCGAAAAATTAAAGCAAACAGATCATGTCACATGCATTTTGCCAACTTCGTCCGGAAAGAACGCGCTCTATTCATAATAGGAAGTGACATTCTCATTATCAGTGTTTCAAAATAATGGTGCTTATTTCGTTTTAATAAATTTTAGGAAATAAATACATCGCTTTaacgtatatatatttttttcctactgACAAGTCCATTCCATATCGCTTACCACAGGTTAAAACCGAATAATGGGGGGAGTTAAGTGTAATTTTGTGTGACACTTCCGGTTTATAATTCAGATGGGCTTACGTCTCATTTCGTTTCAAAATAAAGGTAATCTTttggtggtgccttgagatgagGATTTTGTTCCAGAGACCATACTCATAactcatctttccccattgaaattaacgtaaataaaatagatcagttgcagaaaaagaaaaaacaaacaaacagaagttTTGATGAGAAAAATAGCACTGAATTATATTtccaattacaaaaaataatacagtaatgGCACAGCAATTGCTTTGGGGGATTATAATGCAGGCATACAGatactgccgataccagtagtacattttgacaaataaaaaatcactaaaagatatttttaaacaaatatatttcctttaattttgacaaacccccccccccccccccccaaaaaaaaaatagtacagtcACTcatcaatagtcttaacgctcaaaataaaacacaaaaatgctcttttagtttaagattcacaattttgaagtatttccaaaccggtgaagttttggtgaaaaactgttttgcaagctagcgccagttacaggcaaggaggactcacttaacgtcttacccctctgccatcggttgcTTGTACTCATCTGCGTcatgagtactcgagtacttgagtacttgaaaaaaggctggtatcggcctgacaccgatacctggtatcggtactcgcccatccctactttttttctttgcctcTTTGAAGGTTGGTTTGCTGAATTTGATCTGCTCTGCCACCAGCTGCCGCCTGCTTTTCATAAGGTGTTCAAGATCAGCACATCTAAGCATGTACATTCATGTTTACAGGAGTTTTAATTACAGTATTGTAATGGCTTGACTGTATACATTAGTCCCAAAATGTTATCTTTTCTTGCGTCAACCAATCCTTGTGAGTCAAGATGCAAGCAATGTATTCCCCAGCTCTTTCCCAGCACACGTGTGACTCTTCATCTGCCTGGAGTCGGAAAAGCCGTGTCCACAGGCGTCGCATGCGTACGGCCGCTCGCCCGTGTGCACCTGCATGTGGAACTTGACGTGTCCGAGCTGGCGGAATCTGACGCCGCACACCTCGCACTCATACGGCTTCTCGCCCGTGTGGATCCGGAGGTGTCTCCGGTAGTTGGTGTACACCCGGAAGGCCTTGCCGCACAGCTCGCAGGCGTGCGGCTTCTCGCCGGTGTGCCGTAGCCGGTGCGACTTGAGCGCGTGGTGGATGATGAAGGCCTTGCCGCACACGTCACAGGCGTAGGGCCGCTCGCCCGAGTGCGTGCGAAGGTGGTAGTCGAAGGTGGTCTTGTAGAGGAAGGCCTTGCCGCACACGTCGCAGGTGTACGGCGTGTCGCCCGTGTGGATCAGCTCATGTTTCTTGAGCGCCCCCTCCGAGTCGAACCCGCGTTGGCACGTCTTGCAGGCGAACGCTGCCAACTCCACTGTCGTCCTGTTAAAAGTTAAAGTCAggcttagcaattagcagtaTGTTATattaaatatgatttagtatGTGCCATGGATGACACAATTAAATCTATGATATAACACATTTTTCATCACCTGTCACGTTTGAAGATGACGGTTCGGATTCCCCGTGCCCGGGTCTTCCGCTGCCCTGTCTGCGTGGCCGCCGCCTCAGCGCCCTCCTGGTGCCCCACTTTCTGGTGCTTCTTTAGCTGCCAGTTGTACAGGAAGGTCTTGCCGCACAAGTCGCACATGAAAGACTTGGTGGCGCCGTGGAGCAGCATGTGAGCCTTCAGCTTGTCCTGGACGAAGCTAATGCCGCATACGTGGCACTTGAATGGTCGCTCGCCCGTGTGGATGCGGGCGTGCCGCTTGAGGTTCTGCCGCATCGTGAAGCCGGCGCCGCACGTTTCGCAGGTGAACGCTTTACCCTGTGAAACttggtcttaaaaaaataaaataaagtaattaaaataaaaaatatatatgacttAATTTAAgccaatacaaaaatacaaattaatttcTTGCATGTTGTACAATGATGGACTCACAATGCCacctggcggccatcttgccgcTCGATGAGCACACCTAATTTGAAAACAGTGATTTCTCTGTGACATTTTCACATTAAACGGCGGCTTATCGCGCCCCATGTGTTGAGTTTGACCTGGGAGGCGACGACGGATATTTCGCTGTCGTATGTCGCCATCTGTGTGTCAAGCCCTTCACACGCATACACTAGCTAACTTCAGACGTGCTAACATTTTGATTTCACGTTAAATTTccagaggtgggcacttccatcaatcatcaattccagtcaattacaatgcccacctctgcaaaTTTCGTGATGATCCTAAAATAAGCTGCAAAACGTAATTTGACCTtctctaaaatgtttttaaaacatgtggGAGGGGTAAAccaattacaatttttgcaGCGTACCTGAGGCAAAGGGCTGAGCATCATCGCCGTGCATGGGCTGGTGTGACTTGAGCAGCTTTTTGTTCTCGAAGGTCTTGTCGCAGATCGCACACGTGAAGGACTGACGTTTCTCCTTGTGACGCAGCAGGTGGCGCTCCAGCGCAGCGCTACGCCGGAAGATTTTGGGACACTGGTGGCAATGCAGAGGCTCCTTGTGGATGTTCAAGTGCTTCTTCAGGTGGAAATGACGGCTGAAGCTCTTCTTGCACACGTcacattcaaacaatttttgttGGCCTTCAGTTTGCAAAGGATTCTGGGAGTCTGAGGATGGAGTTGCGTTTTCATCCTCTGCGATTTCTGCAGAATATAGTGAAATCAGTTTCATGTTAGCCCCTTACACATTGACTGTCTTAGCCATCTTTTTATTTCTGCTTTATTCTCGCCTCAATGGCTTGCTTTGTAAGGCAGAGgttgtcaaatgttttgtgttcagGATCCCACGCTTACACATGGGAGACATTTCATTAAATGAAGCATAAACCACCACACATTACATAAATCCATCGTATTACTACCTGGGTCTCACAGATCCCATGATCTTACCTTGTCTACTGGCTGATGGTGACTCATCTCCACAATTCGCCTCCTTCAACGCAGACTCTTCTAAAGGggtcattttattatttgagTTACCTGCTAAATATACAGACAGTAACATCACATTTATAAACACACCTTTAATTTGTACAATGATGTCTGACGTGGACTCAGCATCTTCCTTGGCCAACTCTGATTTCACCAACACCCCATAAGGCTTCAATGTGAAGAGCAATCCCGTCTGTTCGTTTAGTACAGGGCATCCAC
This genomic stretch from Festucalex cinctus isolate MCC-2025b chromosome 13, RoL_Fcin_1.0, whole genome shotgun sequence harbors:
- the LOC144033375 gene encoding uncharacterized protein LOC144033375, coding for MGDFEARTTSILEEMANKAVIEMCKVAFSPDITQELFWSEDDYAQVSYQDMVIHLANTFMTLLAQEAVNNICQLFHECSAQLRLQVAQGEAQLENLRTRLDEAETSLSVVLQSACAMVVEEQDDEQVMVVGVGTSDGETLSSVVTDEVEQSSVVELTFEDNVLAASIQDIFVDQTLCESGQQENNADPDPDDHSVVENQPEEYACDVGHKDQTKTAITAEKQLGVHPPNKRFVCSLCGCSFPVKRSLNTHMRKHTGQLRGKHAHTCDVCGKGFTLKQILLNHQRRHNDERPFKCTQCSKSFYRENGLKMHKRLHASRAGAAEHRCTYCDKAFSHQCNLQRHLRIHTDERPFCCEVCGKRFTQAETLKGHQRIHTGERPFICDACGKTFVQKGALLSHQDAASLPCVACSAAAGCGDQMRSHLQTHADTMPCVCILCGHSLPSVMELSFHQQYHLKANRAHGCTYCGKRFKSARYLKIHTKLHSTVKPFSCDVCRRSFTLPSSLKLHQEVHNDEKSFCCDICGKFFRTLRILTAHQRVHAVKKSDKPFTCNVCDKRFSHAPNLIRHRLIHTGERPYICDVCGHRFNQSSSLKTHQQVHASHKKFMCDRCGKCYSDKRNFNKHKCLQF
- the LOC144032835 gene encoding uncharacterized protein LOC144032835 isoform X1, with product MSGSLVFYSQTNAILETVIRCALDSTTEHAKKDQSAKVGFDKLLAREASRKINSVFLQLFDTANKEKLMLQDKVSELERQLKAVTEDLDIIRVWRENLLSGCPVLNEQTGLLFTLKPYGVLVKSELAKEDAESTSDIIVQIKEESALKEANCGDESPSASRQEIAEDENATPSSDSQNPLQTEGQQKLFECDVCKKSFSRHFHLKKHLNIHKEPLHCHQCPKIFRRSAALERHLLRHKEKRQSFTCAICDKTFENKKLLKSHQPMHGDDAQPFASDQVSQGKAFTCETCGAGFTMRQNLKRHARIHTGERPFKCHVCGISFVQDKLKAHMLLHGATKSFMCDLCGKTFLYNWQLKKHQKVGHQEGAEAAATQTGQRKTRARGIRTVIFKRDRTTVELAAFACKTCQRGFDSEGALKKHELIHTGDTPYTCDVCGKAFLYKTTFDYHLRTHSGERPYACDVCGKAFIIHHALKSHRLRHTGEKPHACELCGKAFRVYTNYRRHLRIHTGEKPYECEVCGVRFRQLGHVKFHMQVHTGERPYACDACGHGFSDSRQMKSHTCAGKELGNTLLAS
- the LOC144032835 gene encoding uncharacterized protein LOC144032835 isoform X2; the protein is MLQDKVSELERQLKAVTEDLDIIRVWRENLLSGCPVLNEQTGLLFTLKPYGVLVKSELAKEDAESTSDIIVQIKEESALKEANCGDESPSASRQEIAEDENATPSSDSQNPLQTEGQQKLFECDVCKKSFSRHFHLKKHLNIHKEPLHCHQCPKIFRRSAALERHLLRHKEKRQSFTCAICDKTFENKKLLKSHQPMHGDDAQPFASDQVSQGKAFTCETCGAGFTMRQNLKRHARIHTGERPFKCHVCGISFVQDKLKAHMLLHGATKSFMCDLCGKTFLYNWQLKKHQKVGHQEGAEAAATQTGQRKTRARGIRTVIFKRDRTTVELAAFACKTCQRGFDSEGALKKHELIHTGDTPYTCDVCGKAFLYKTTFDYHLRTHSGERPYACDVCGKAFIIHHALKSHRLRHTGEKPHACELCGKAFRVYTNYRRHLRIHTGEKPYECEVCGVRFRQLGHVKFHMQVHTGERPYACDACGHGFSDSRQMKSHTCAGKELGNTLLAS